In Lonchura striata isolate bLonStr1 chromosome 2, bLonStr1.mat, whole genome shotgun sequence, a single genomic region encodes these proteins:
- the CD47 gene encoding leukocyte surface antigen CD47 isoform X2 — MWLLAASVLLAALRAGSAQLSLYGTSVVEKNDCNKTVVLPCYVTDLKQNNENVMSVTWKRQGVTIFFYHGGNKKFNIDPSFSSARFLSKAELIKGVASLEIDSVQATVGNYSCKVTESNSEGEIKMELKNGSVVSCDDGAPDEKRGSWFLLMERVGIVSLMCLLVILCVAQLCVIGLKYEIESQRLVYMIVALVIFAVVAGVGAALFIPDGYTVRNQAGLGLIVIPALILVPLQYFMFGIVFDSLLRATLALIGLKLLGFIIAVVGFALCVSACPPLHVSVLIAGLAIMAFASLCSLVYVFFMGSRMKDHPRPGNCRVM, encoded by the exons ATGTGGCTGCTGGCCGCCTCCGTGCTGCTCGCCGCCCTGCGCGCAG gTTCTGCCCAGTTGTCACTTTATGGGACAAGTGTTGTAGAAAAAAATGACTGCAATAAAACTGTAGTTTTACCTTGTTACGTGACTGACCTAAAGCAGAACAATGAAAATGTCATGTCTGTTACATGGAAAAGGCAAGGAGTTACAATTTTCTTTTACCATGGAGGAAACAAGAAGTTTAACATTGATCCCTCATTTTCGTCTGCAAGATTTTTATCCAAGGCGGAATTAATCAAGGGTGTGGCCTCGCTGGAGATCGACAGTGTACAAGCAACTGTGGGAAATTACAGCTGTAAAGTAACAGAATCAAACAGcgaaggagaaataaaaatggagcTTAAAAACGGCTCAG TTGTCAGTTGCGACGACGGAGCACCAGACGAAAAACGTG GATCCTGGTTCCTTCTAATGGAAAGGGTTGGCATCGTATCATTGATGTGCTTACTTGTTATTTTATGTGTAGCTCAGTTGTGTGTTATTG gattaaaatatgaaattgaATCTCAGAGGTTGGTGTACATGATTGTAGCACTTGTCATCTTTGCAGTTGTAGCTGGTGTAGGCGCTGCTCTTTTTATCCCAG ATGGCTATACTGTACGGAATCAGGCTGGTCTTGGCCTAATTGTAATCCCTGCTCTGATTTTGGTACCTCTTCAGTACTTCATGTTTGGAATTG tttttgaCAGTCTACTGCGGGCAACATTGGCTCTGATAGGTTTGAAACTTCTTGGGTTTATAATTGCTGTGGTTGGTTTTGCACTGTGTGTCTCAG CCTGCCCTCCGTTACATGTGTCTGTTCTGATTGCTGGCTTAGCTATTATGGCTTTTGCAAGTTTGTGTAGTCTGGTTTACGTGTTTTTTATGG gTTCCAGAATGAAAGATCATCCTCGTCCGGGG AACTGCAGAGTTATGTGA
- the CD47 gene encoding leukocyte surface antigen CD47 isoform X1, translating into MWLLAASVLLAALRAGSAQLSLYGTSVVEKNDCNKTVVLPCYVTDLKQNNENVMSVTWKRQGVTIFFYHGGNKKFNIDPSFSSARFLSKAELIKGVASLEIDSVQATVGNYSCKVTESNSEGEIKMELKNGSVVSCDDGAPDEKRGSWFLLMERVGIVSLMCLLVILCVAQLCVIGLKYEIESQRLVYMIVALVIFAVVAGVGAALFIPDGYTVRNQAGLGLIVIPALILVPLQYFMFGIVFDSLLRATLALIGLKLLGFIIAVVGFALCVSACPPLHVSVLIAGLAIMAFASLCSLVYVFFMGSRMKDHPRPGKAVEEPLNDAKGVMLE; encoded by the exons ATGTGGCTGCTGGCCGCCTCCGTGCTGCTCGCCGCCCTGCGCGCAG gTTCTGCCCAGTTGTCACTTTATGGGACAAGTGTTGTAGAAAAAAATGACTGCAATAAAACTGTAGTTTTACCTTGTTACGTGACTGACCTAAAGCAGAACAATGAAAATGTCATGTCTGTTACATGGAAAAGGCAAGGAGTTACAATTTTCTTTTACCATGGAGGAAACAAGAAGTTTAACATTGATCCCTCATTTTCGTCTGCAAGATTTTTATCCAAGGCGGAATTAATCAAGGGTGTGGCCTCGCTGGAGATCGACAGTGTACAAGCAACTGTGGGAAATTACAGCTGTAAAGTAACAGAATCAAACAGcgaaggagaaataaaaatggagcTTAAAAACGGCTCAG TTGTCAGTTGCGACGACGGAGCACCAGACGAAAAACGTG GATCCTGGTTCCTTCTAATGGAAAGGGTTGGCATCGTATCATTGATGTGCTTACTTGTTATTTTATGTGTAGCTCAGTTGTGTGTTATTG gattaaaatatgaaattgaATCTCAGAGGTTGGTGTACATGATTGTAGCACTTGTCATCTTTGCAGTTGTAGCTGGTGTAGGCGCTGCTCTTTTTATCCCAG ATGGCTATACTGTACGGAATCAGGCTGGTCTTGGCCTAATTGTAATCCCTGCTCTGATTTTGGTACCTCTTCAGTACTTCATGTTTGGAATTG tttttgaCAGTCTACTGCGGGCAACATTGGCTCTGATAGGTTTGAAACTTCTTGGGTTTATAATTGCTGTGGTTGGTTTTGCACTGTGTGTCTCAG CCTGCCCTCCGTTACATGTGTCTGTTCTGATTGCTGGCTTAGCTATTATGGCTTTTGCAAGTTTGTGTAGTCTGGTTTACGTGTTTTTTATGG gTTCCAGAATGAAAGATCATCCTCGTCCGGGG aaagctgtAGAAGAACCACTAAATG ATGCAAAAGGAGTGATGTTAGAATGA
- the CD47 gene encoding leukocyte surface antigen CD47 isoform X4, whose translation MWLLAASVLLAALRAGSAQLSLYGTSVVEKNDCNKTVVLPCYVTDLKQNNENVMSVTWKRQGVTIFFYHGGNKKFNIDPSFSSARFLSKAELIKGVASLEIDSVQATVGNYSCKVTESNSEGEIKMELKNGSGSWFLLMERVGIVSLMCLLVILCVAQLCVIGLKYEIESQRLVYMIVALVIFAVVAGVGAALFIPDGYTVRNQAGLGLIVIPALILVPLQYFMFGIVFDSLLRATLALIGLKLLGFIIAVVGFALCVSACPPLHVSVLIAGLAIMAFASLCSLVYVFFMGSRMKDHPRPGKAVEEPLNDAKGVMLE comes from the exons ATGTGGCTGCTGGCCGCCTCCGTGCTGCTCGCCGCCCTGCGCGCAG gTTCTGCCCAGTTGTCACTTTATGGGACAAGTGTTGTAGAAAAAAATGACTGCAATAAAACTGTAGTTTTACCTTGTTACGTGACTGACCTAAAGCAGAACAATGAAAATGTCATGTCTGTTACATGGAAAAGGCAAGGAGTTACAATTTTCTTTTACCATGGAGGAAACAAGAAGTTTAACATTGATCCCTCATTTTCGTCTGCAAGATTTTTATCCAAGGCGGAATTAATCAAGGGTGTGGCCTCGCTGGAGATCGACAGTGTACAAGCAACTGTGGGAAATTACAGCTGTAAAGTAACAGAATCAAACAGcgaaggagaaataaaaatggagcTTAAAAACGGCTCAG GATCCTGGTTCCTTCTAATGGAAAGGGTTGGCATCGTATCATTGATGTGCTTACTTGTTATTTTATGTGTAGCTCAGTTGTGTGTTATTG gattaaaatatgaaattgaATCTCAGAGGTTGGTGTACATGATTGTAGCACTTGTCATCTTTGCAGTTGTAGCTGGTGTAGGCGCTGCTCTTTTTATCCCAG ATGGCTATACTGTACGGAATCAGGCTGGTCTTGGCCTAATTGTAATCCCTGCTCTGATTTTGGTACCTCTTCAGTACTTCATGTTTGGAATTG tttttgaCAGTCTACTGCGGGCAACATTGGCTCTGATAGGTTTGAAACTTCTTGGGTTTATAATTGCTGTGGTTGGTTTTGCACTGTGTGTCTCAG CCTGCCCTCCGTTACATGTGTCTGTTCTGATTGCTGGCTTAGCTATTATGGCTTTTGCAAGTTTGTGTAGTCTGGTTTACGTGTTTTTTATGG gTTCCAGAATGAAAGATCATCCTCGTCCGGGG aaagctgtAGAAGAACCACTAAATG ATGCAAAAGGAGTGATGTTAGAATGA
- the CD47 gene encoding leukocyte surface antigen CD47 isoform X3 yields the protein MWLLAASVLLAALRAGSAQLSLYGTSVVEKNDCNKTVVLPCYVTDLKQNNENVMSVTWKRQGVTIFFYHGGNKKFNIDPSFSSARFLSKAELIKGVASLEIDSVQATVGNYSCKVTESNSEGEIKMELKNGSVVSCDDGAPDEKRGSWFLLMERVGIVSLMCLLVILCVAQLCVIGLKYEIESQRLVYMIVALVIFAVVAGVGAALFIPDGYTVRNQAGLGLIVIPALILVPLQYFMFGIVFDSLLRATLALIGLKLLGFIIAVVGFALCVSACPPLHVSVLIAGLAIMAFASLCSLVYVFFMGSRMKDHPRPGMQKE from the exons ATGTGGCTGCTGGCCGCCTCCGTGCTGCTCGCCGCCCTGCGCGCAG gTTCTGCCCAGTTGTCACTTTATGGGACAAGTGTTGTAGAAAAAAATGACTGCAATAAAACTGTAGTTTTACCTTGTTACGTGACTGACCTAAAGCAGAACAATGAAAATGTCATGTCTGTTACATGGAAAAGGCAAGGAGTTACAATTTTCTTTTACCATGGAGGAAACAAGAAGTTTAACATTGATCCCTCATTTTCGTCTGCAAGATTTTTATCCAAGGCGGAATTAATCAAGGGTGTGGCCTCGCTGGAGATCGACAGTGTACAAGCAACTGTGGGAAATTACAGCTGTAAAGTAACAGAATCAAACAGcgaaggagaaataaaaatggagcTTAAAAACGGCTCAG TTGTCAGTTGCGACGACGGAGCACCAGACGAAAAACGTG GATCCTGGTTCCTTCTAATGGAAAGGGTTGGCATCGTATCATTGATGTGCTTACTTGTTATTTTATGTGTAGCTCAGTTGTGTGTTATTG gattaaaatatgaaattgaATCTCAGAGGTTGGTGTACATGATTGTAGCACTTGTCATCTTTGCAGTTGTAGCTGGTGTAGGCGCTGCTCTTTTTATCCCAG ATGGCTATACTGTACGGAATCAGGCTGGTCTTGGCCTAATTGTAATCCCTGCTCTGATTTTGGTACCTCTTCAGTACTTCATGTTTGGAATTG tttttgaCAGTCTACTGCGGGCAACATTGGCTCTGATAGGTTTGAAACTTCTTGGGTTTATAATTGCTGTGGTTGGTTTTGCACTGTGTGTCTCAG CCTGCCCTCCGTTACATGTGTCTGTTCTGATTGCTGGCTTAGCTATTATGGCTTTTGCAAGTTTGTGTAGTCTGGTTTACGTGTTTTTTATGG gTTCCAGAATGAAAGATCATCCTCGTCCGGGG ATGCAAAAGGAGTGA